Proteins encoded together in one Epinephelus lanceolatus isolate andai-2023 chromosome 4, ASM4190304v1, whole genome shotgun sequence window:
- the aamdc gene encoding mth938 domain-containing protein, with protein MSSPEISSLSWGHMKVKGCSTGYKDCKVWPGGSRAWDWRETGTDHYPGVQPADLEEVLKKGIDLLIIGRGMSEALQVPSSTLDFVTKKGVDVRVLQTEKAVAEYNKLASKGAKVGGVFHSTC; from the exons ATGTCCTCTCCAGagatctcctctctctcctgggGCCACATGAAGGTGAAGGGATGCTCCACAGGCTACAAGGACTGTAAGGTGTGGCCTGGAGGCAGCCGTGCCTGGGACTGGAGAGAGACCGGGACCGAT CATTACCCGGGGGTCCAACCTGCTGATCTGGAGGAGGTGCTGAAGAAGGGAATAGACTTGCTGATCATTGGCAGAGGCATGAGTGAAGCTCTGCAG GTTCCCTCCTCCACTCTGGACTTCGTGACAAAGAAAGGTGTCGACGTCAGAGTCTTGCAGACAGAGAAGGCCGTTGCTGAATACAACAAACTGGCTAGCAAGGGTGCCAAGGTGGGGGGGGTCTTCCACTCTACCTGTTGA